A single window of Gossypium arboreum isolate Shixiya-1 chromosome 13, ASM2569848v2, whole genome shotgun sequence DNA harbors:
- the LOC108463031 gene encoding choline/ethanolaminephosphotransferase 1-like, whose translation MGYIGAHGIAALHRYKYSGVDHSYLAKYVLQPFWNRFVNFFPLWMPPNMITLTGFMFLVLSALLGYVYSPRLDSPPPRWVHLAHGLLLFLYQTFDAVDGKQARRTNSSSPLGELFDHGCDALACAFETMAFGSTAMCGGDSFWFWVISSIPFYGATWEHYFTNALILPVVNGPTEGLALIYGLHFMTAIVGAQWWAQSFQQSIPFLSWIPYVNELPTYKAAVYLLTPIAILPTVACNISNVHKIVKARKGSMLLALAMLYPFVVLMGGVLIWDYLSPSDVMGNYPHLVILGTGLAFGFLVGRMILAHLCDEPKGLKTNMCMSLLYLPLAIANALTARLNDGVPLVDEFLVLLGYCVFTGSLYCHFSTSVIHEITTALGIYCFRITRKEA comes from the exons ATGGGGTATATAGGGGCACATGGTATAGCGGCTTTGCATAGATACAAATACAGTGGTGTGGATCACTCTTACCTTGCTAAATATGTATTACAACCCTTTTGGAACCGCTTTGTTAACTTCTTCCCTCTTTGGATGCC ACCAAACATG ATAACACTTACAGGGTTTATGTTCTTGGTTTTGTCTGCACTGCTCGGTTAT GTTTATTCCCCTCGCTTGGATTCACCTCCACCAAGATGGGTTCATCTTGCACACGGGTTGCTTCTATTTTTGTATCAG ACTTTTGATGCTGTTGATGGGAAACAAGCTAGACGAACAAACTCCTCGAGTCCACTTGGAGAACTTTTTGACCATG GGTGTGATGCACTTGCATGTGCG TTCGAAACCATGGCTTTTGGGAGCACTGCCATGTGCGGAGGGGACAGTTTCTGGTTCTGGGTAATTTCATCTATACCATTTTATGGAGCTACATGGGAACA CTATTTCACCAATGCACTTATCCTTCCTGTTGTCAATGGGCCGACTGAGGGTCTTGCGTTGATTTATGGATTGCACTTTATGACAGCAATTGTTG GTGCCCAGTGGTGGGCTCAGTCATTTCAGCAATCGATACCCTTCTTGAGTTGGATACCTTATGTTAATG aaCTTCCAACATATAAAGCTGCTGTGTATTTGTTGACACCAATTGCTATTTTACCTACAGTGGCTTGCAA TATAAGCAATGTCCATAAGATCGTTAAGGCAAGAAAAGGAAGCATGTTACTGGCATTAgcaatg CTTTATCCTTTTGTTGTACTCATGGGAGGAGTGCTCATTTG GGATTATCTGTCGCCCTCTGATGTTATGGGAAATTATCCTCATTTAGTTATACTGGGAACAGGACTTGCATTTGGGTTCCTTGTG GGACGGATGATTTTGGCTCACCTGTGTGATGAACCCAAGGGACTGAAAACTAACATGTGCATG TCACTCTTGTATCTTCCATTGGCAATAGCAAATGCTCTTACAGCAAGATTAAATGATGG TGTTCCTTTAGTTGATGAGTTTTTGGTTCTTCTTGGTTACTGTGTATTCACAG GATCACTCTACTGTCACTTTTCCACATCAGTTATCCATGAAATCACGACAGCTTTGGGAATTTATTGCTTTAG GATAACTCGGAAAGAAGCTTAA